In one Pogona vitticeps strain Pit_001003342236 chromosome 14, PviZW2.1, whole genome shotgun sequence genomic region, the following are encoded:
- the DERL3 gene encoding derlin-3, with translation MAYQGVAAEYLGIPAVTRAYTTACVITTAAVQLELITPFQLYFNPDLIFRKFQLWRLVTNFLFFGPLGFSFFFNMIFLYRYCRMLEEGSFRGRTADFIFMFLFGGFLMTLFGLFASLFFLGQAFTIMLVYVWSRRNPYVRMNFFGLLNFQAPFLPWVLMGFSLLLGNSIIIDLLGIAVGHVYYFLEDVFPNQPGGKKLLLTPGFLKLVFDPPEEDPNYQPLPEDDLTAAGNQNQPQEPR, from the exons ATGGCCTATCAGGGCGTCGCGGCCGAGTACCTGGGCATCCCCGCCGTGACGCGCGCCTACACCACCGCCTGCGTCATCACCACCGCCGCCGTG CAACTGGAGCTCATCACCCCGTTCCAGCTGTACTTCAACCCGGACCTCATTTTCCGAAAGTTCCAG CTCTGGAGGCTGGTGACCAACTTCCTGTTCTTTGGCCCCCTGGGATTCAGCTTCTTCTTCAACATGATCTTCCT GTACCGCTACTGCCGGATGCTTGAGGAAGGTTCTTTCCGAGGAAGGACGGCTGACTTCATCTTCATGTTCCTGTTTGGAGGGTTTCTCATGACT CTCTTTGGCCTCTTCGCCAGCCTCTTCTTCCTGGGTCAGGCCTTCACCATCATGCTCGTCTACGTGTGGAGCCGGAGGAACCCCTACGTCCGGATGAACTTCTTTGGGCTGCTGAATTTCCAGGCCCCTTTCCTGCCCTGGGTCCTGATGGGATTTTCACTTCTTTTGGGCAACTCCATCATCATTGACCTGCTAG gAATCGCTGTGGGCCATGTGTACTACTTCCTGGAGGACGTCTTCCCCAACCAGCCTGGAGGGAAAAAATTGCTCCTAACTCCAGGATTCCT GAAGCTTGTCTTTGACCCTCCTGAGGAGGATCCCAACTACCAACCGCTGCCTGAGGACGACCTGACAGCTGCCGGCAACCAGAACCAGCCCCAGGAGCCCCGGTAA